The window GTCCTCGGACGTTGGAGCAGAGGACCATTGATGGGAAAGATCCGTATTCCACCAATCGAATAGCGGTGGCCGTCGTACTGGTTTGAAAGGTGTTGGCCAGCTCCTCCACCGTATGGAACGAGATCGGGTGATTCTGGGTTCGAGGCTGGAACATATGGACGGGCATAAGGAGGTCCGCCGCATAACGATTCGCCCGCTTTTCAGGATTCTCGGAAAACCATTCAGAAGTGAACTGACTGTCTGTGCAAGCAAGCGCCGCCTTCCCACGATCGTGCATCCAGTGCCCTAACTCGTGCCCACCAGAAAAGCGTCGGCGGGCGGGAGCCGAGGCGCTATCTATGGTGATAATGGCGCGATCACCATATCCAAGAATGCAGGCGGCACAACCTTTCAGCGGGGCATAGACAATCGTCGCCCCGCAATGTTGCGCGATGGCTTCCACATCAATATCGCGGGGATCCTCGATGCCTAATTCATGCAAGAGGTTTGCTGGTGAGATGGGTCTTGTTGGGGACACCGAGCAGTTAGCCTTGCTGGGAGGGGAGATCATCTAGAACTCCAAGGTCTTGCAGTTGCTTCAACAGGAGGTCCACATCCTCATCGGTCAATGCGTGGAATTCACGGCCGGCAGCCGTGAGGACACCTCGCAGGTCTGGTTTCATCGCAAAGACTGTGGTGAGCAACTCGCGCCTCTTCCCGCTGGACTGCGGTAATGGAGATGCCCTTTTCCCCATGGAAAGAATCCGCGCATCGTACTCAGCCCTGGCGCGACGGAGTTTCCCTTGTTTATGGCGCGTGATCGCACTGGCGATAACCGTTTTGGCTTGGTTCGCCAGAGACTCGACATCAAGCCCCTCCTCACGGCATTCCCTCCACAGGT is drawn from Nitrospira sp. ND1 and contains these coding sequences:
- a CDS encoding ImmA/IrrE family metallo-endopeptidase, translating into MISPPSKANCSVSPTRPISPANLLHELGIEDPRDIDVEAIAQHCGATIVYAPLKGCAACILGYGDRAIITIDSASAPARRRFSGGHELGHWMHDRGKAALACTDSQFTSEWFSENPEKRANRYAADLLMPVHMFQPRTQNHPISFHTVEELANTFQTSTTATAIRLVEYGSFPSMVLCSNVRGRTWFTRSDIVPRTVWPHESLGRDTVAFGLHRSAAIMPPGPTVVNAAQWINHPRSNNYTICEDSVRITPNLVLTLLWWKDERQVLDLTDEEDDESEGQTRYDDFG